The Fibrobacter sp. UWT2 genomic interval AGGATTCACGGGACTTTTTCATTCCGTTTTCAAAATAGACCGTCGTGAACCCTTCTTCGATACCATCTTTGTAACCGACGGTTTGCCAAAGTTTTCCGTTGTCGTAATAACTCCTGAACACGCCGTCGAGTTTGCCGTTTTTGTACGGAGCCTCGATTGCGATCTTGCCGTTCGGGTGATAACTGTAGGCTATACCCTCGCGGACATTTGTTCCCTTCTGCACCGTATAGATGCGGGACAGCGAATTGTCTGCGTAAAATTCTTTTATCGTATCAAGCGCCACCGTCGGCGAATTTTGCGCCAGCGCAATCGAGCACAGCCCACATAGAGAAATACACAACGAAATCAACGCTTTCATCGAAACCAAATGTAGCTTTATCATCGATAATTATGTATTTTGCCATTGCTTATGCGCATTACTTTTTTAAATCCCCCGTTTCATCCGATGTTCAGTCGCGAGTCGCGCAGTCCGTGCGTGACCAAGTCTTCTACCCTTTACTGGCCCATGTTTTTGAGCTACGCCGCCGGCACTGTCGAAGCCGACGGTAACGAGATTCAGCTCATTGATAGCCCGGCCATGGAACTTGACCTCGCGCAGACTCTGGATGGTATCAAGAAGTTTGACCCCGAGCTCGTGGTTTGCAGCACGAGTACGCCGAGTATTCTGAACGACCTCAAGGTGGTGCACGCCATTAAAGAAGCGCTCCCGAAAACGAAGATCGCTATCATGGGTACGCACGCTACCGCCGAGCCGCTCGAATCTATGGAAATGGAACCGAGCCTCGACTTCGTGATTATCGGCGAAGCGGACTACACCGCAAGGAACCTCGCCCGCTACCTGCGTGGCGACATCAAAGATATTTCTAGCATCGCTGGCCTCGCCTTCCGCAAGGCTGATGGCACGGTTGACTTCCAGCCGGAAGGCCCGAAGATCGAAAACCTCGATGAAATCCCCTGGGTCTCTAAGGTTTACCGCAAGTACCTTTACAGCTGCTACAAGAAGTATTTCTACGGCGCCAACCTGAACCCGCTGATTGTGATTCTGTCGGGCCGCGGCTGCCCGAACCGCTGCAGCTACTGCGTGATTCCGCAGACGTTGAACGGCCACAAATTCCGCCGCCGCTCTCCGAAAGATGTGGTAGACGAACTGCAGTACATCAAGGAAAACTTTGACGACCTCGGCGAAGTATTCTTCGAAGACGACACGTTTACCGCAAGCCACGAACACGTTCGCGAAATCTGCAACTTGATTTTGGAACGCGGCCTCAAGATTACTTGGAGCTGCAACGCTCGCGCCGATGTTCCGCTCGACTTGCTCAAGCTCATGAAGAAGGCCGGTGGCCGCGAAATGTGCGTGGGCTTCGAAAGCGCCAGCCCGGTGGTTCTCGAAAACATCCACAAGGGTGTCAAGAATACCGACAAGGCAATTGAGTTCACGAAGAATGCCCGCAAGGCGGGACTCTTGGTGCACGGTTGCTTTATGGTGGGTAACCCGGGCGACACGCCGGAAACGCTCCGCATGACGCTCGACTACGCCAAGAAGTTGAACCCGAATACGGCTCAGTTCTACCCCATTATGGCATACCCCGGCACCGAAGCTTACAAGGAAGCTTTGGAAAGCGGCGCATTGCAGACAAAGGATTACAACCAGTGGCTGGACAAGGACGGTTTCCACCGCACCACCATCCAGCGCGGCGAACTCACCAGCCAGGCACTCGTCGACTTCTGCGACAAGGCCCGCCGTGAATTCTACCTGCGTCCGAGTTACATTCTGCGTCAGGGAATCATGGCCATCAAGAACCCGCGTGAACGCTACCGCGTGATGCGTGGATTCGGCACACTCGTGAAGCACTTGTTCCGCAAGCATGGGCAGCTGGCACCAGTCGCAAGACAAGCCCCGACAGTGAAGGAATAAACGCTAATTGTCATCCTGAGCGAAGCCCATAGGGCAAAGTCGATATACGAAACTAGTCAACTTGTTGACTTAGTTGAGTTAGGTTCGAAGGAGCAGGATCCAGTATATAAGAAAGCCGCAGCGATGAACTGCGGCTTTTCTTTATTTGCCCCTGAAACAAAGCCGATGCTGAACCAAGTTCAGCATGACGTTGGGAATGCTGACCCTGAGAATGCCGACTCTGAACCAAGTTCAGAGTGACAATGTAGGCGGATTTACTTCGCAGCGGCGGAGGCGAATGCGCGGCCGAGCTTCTCCAATGCTTCGGCGACTTCGGCTTCGCTCACGTTCAGCGGCGGGAGCATACGCAGCACGTTGCCCTTGGCGCTAAGCACCATGAGCTTTTCGTTGCGGGCGGCAGCGATGATGTTGCCGACCGGCATAGATTCGTCGAGGGCCACACCGAGAATCAAACCTTCGCCGCGGATCTCCTTGGCAAATGCATACTTTTCGGTAAGAGCCTTGAGGCCAGCCTTAATCTGAGCGGAACGTTCGGCGACATTCTTGAGGAGGCCCGGAATCTGCTTCACGACAGCGAGACCTGCGGCGCATGCAATCGGGTTACCGCCGAATGTGGTACCATGGTCGCCAGCCTTAAGCTGGTCAGCAATCTTCTGGCGCAGGAGCACCGCACCGAGCGGGAGACCGCCACCGATACCCTTAGCAAGAGAAACGAGATCCGGATTTAAGCCGTACTTTTCGAAACCGAGGAAGGTTCCGAGACGGCCCACACCAGCCTGCACTTCGTCAACAATCACGAGGCAGCCGCATTCTTTCTGCAGGCTGTTGATGGTTGCGACCATTTCAGCGGAAAGCGTCATCACGCCACCTTCGGCAGCGAGGCTTTCGAGCATAATAGCGCAAGTATCCTTGTTGACTTCTTTCTTCAAAGCTTCGCAGTCGTTCCAAGTCACGTGCACGAAGTCACCCGGCATAGAGCCGAAACCTTCGCGGATAGCCGGCTGGCCCGTTGCAGAAAGAGCGGCGAAAGTACGGCCGTGGAAGCTGTTAATGAAAGTCACGATCTTCTGGCGATTCTTTTCGCCCTTCCGGTCAAAGTACTTACGTGCGAACTTGATAGCGCCTTCGTTGGCTTCGGTACCGGAGTTGCAGAAGAATGCCTTGTCGAACTTGGTGATTTCAAGGAGAGCCTTGCCGAGTTCAATCTGCGGGTAGTTCGGGTAAAGGTTGCTGATGTGATTGAAGTGGTTCATCTGTTCCACCACAGCATCCTTGATGGCCTGGTTCTGGTGACCGAGCGCATTCACGGCGATACCAGCCACGAAGTCGAGGTACTTGTTGCCCTGATCGTCGTAGAGGTAAGAGCCTTCGCCCTTCACGAAGTTGATGTCAGCCTTGCCGTAGAGCGGCGCGATAATTTGTTTGTCCTGTTCGAGCAGGTTAGCGCAAGATTGTGCCATAGTTTAAATCTCCATTAATTTGTTTGCCAAAGTGTTCCGCGTCCTTCCAACCCACGATGTGGATGCTCTTGAGTCCTCGTCGGATCGACTTGAAACTCTCGCGGACTTTGGGAATCATACCGCCGGAGATGACGCCAGCTTCAATCAGCTTTTCGGCGTCCGCTTCGCTCAGTTCGGGAATTACATTCTTGTTTTCGTCCATTACGCCCGGCACGTCGCTCACCAGTACAAACTGGTCCGCTTCGAGTGCCACAGCCAGTTCGCTTGCAGCAGTGTCTGCGTTCACGTTCCAGCTCTGACCATCGCCAATGGAAATCGGGCTGACCACCGGAGTCCAACCGGCCGCCCACAGGTCAGCGACAATCTTCGGATTGACCTTCTTGATTTCGCCCACCAGGCCAAGGTCCACCTTGCCCTGTTTCTTTTCGACCTGGAACAGGTTCGCGTCTACGCCCGAAATACCGACGGCGCCACAGCCGTTGTTCAGGAGCATGCGCACAAGCTTCTTGTTCACGTGGCCAGAGAGGGTCATCTCGACCATCTTCATGATGCCAGGAGTAGTCACTCGGAGGCCGTCGATGAATGTCGGTTGTTCCTTCAGCAAGGCGATATTTTCGTTGATGTCCTTGCCACCACCGTGAACCACGGCCACCTGACAGCCACTACCGGGGAGTGTAGAGACTGCCGACACAAAATCAGCGAGCTTGGCTTCGTCGATTGCCAGGCTGCCACCAATTTTTACAACCACTTTTTTCATCGTGTGCGAGTTCCTCTCGTTTTATTTTTACGGAGACAAATTTAGAAAAGTAGACAGTAGGCAGTAGGAAGTAGACAGGAAAAAGCCCTCATTATCCCTTTTTGAATGTTTTTTGTAATTTTTCAACTTTTCCTTTTTTAACAGAACAAGATTTTGTTATATTGCATATATAAACTCAACCAAGACACAAAGAGGTATATTATGGCAATCACGAAAGTTTGGCTGGACGAATCCAGTGACGAATGCGTCTCCTGCGGCGCTTGCGAAGCTACTTGCGACGCAGTGTTCGAAGTTCCTGAAAAGATGAAGGTCAAGGAAGGCGTTGACTATTCCGCTTATGAAAGCGAAATCAAGGACGCTGCTGACAGCTGCCCGGCCGGCGTGATTAAGTACGAGTAGTTTCTAGTACTCTACTAAAACTTTTAAAGCTCTGTCTTTTAGACAGAGCTCTTTTTTATGCCGATGTCTATGCCGATGCCGGAACGAGTCCGGCATGACGATTCAGGTTACTTTGCGTATTTTTCGTATTCGGCTTTGACCCATTCAGCGGAGCGGGCGACCGATTCAATCTTTACTTCATCGATGACGCCGTTCCAAGTGTCGTTCGGCACTTCGGAGCCGCCAATACGGAACGGCAGCGGGGCAGCAACTTCCTTGGGCGTAAACGGGACACCGGCCTTGTTGCTCACGAGTTCGCCGTTAATGTAGAAGTACAGTTTGCCACCTTCGTTAACGAGCACCAGCAGCGACCATTCATTCATAGGCAGCGTGCCACCACGTTCGACATTGCCCTTGGCAAGCCATGCATAGCCATAGCCCGACAAGTCCATGCCATCGCCCACGGCAACAAAGGAACTCGTCATAAATTCATACTGCAGCTGGAACCTGGACAATCCGGCAACCCAGTCTTCACGTTCTGCAAAGAGAAGCTGGTAAATGCCATCGCCACGGTAACCGCTCCACTTGGTCCATGCGCTCATGGTAAAGTCACCTGCACAGGGGTCAATATCGCCCACTTTGACGAACTGACCAACCTTGAGCAGAATGCCCTTGCCCGACACACCTTCCACGTAGTTCACGGAATCGGCGACCGAGCCGTCATTGTTATAGACCTTAGCAACACTATCGGAGCCATCCATGTGGAGGTTCAAGGAAATCGCAAGTTCTTCCGTAGTATCGACAGCGGAAGTATCTTTTGCAGTAGTGTCAGGCACCACCGGTTCCGGCGTAGCGGTATCTTGCGGAACAGAGATACCATCGGGCACGTTCACCATAATGCCACCGTAAGCGGCGCCACTATAGTAATGGTAATCCGAAATCGTGAGCCAACCTTCGTTCTTGTTTTCGAGAGACGGAATCTTGAGAGTGTCGCCCACGACAGCCGTCATGAAGTTGAATCGGGCCTGTGACTGATCGCTCGCCACATACGCCAGCGAGATTTCGCCCACGGGCATGGATTCAAATGCAAACGAGCCATCGGAATTGACGGGAGCGACTTCGCTACGGCCCACAATGCGCATGTAACCGGACTTGGCCTCGGCAACACTGCTTTCGAGTCTGCGCGGGTGGCCGACCATCACGAGGGCGGCACCACTATGCTGAATACGGGAAAGGCCTGATTCGGAACCGTTCTCGGCGAACAGCACCACAGAGCGCGTACTGTCGAACTTCAAACTGAAAATACCATTATCGTCGGCTTCCACCACCACAGAATCTTCGATGGAGGTTTTATTCCAGTTGTCGTAATAGGCTACCACGCGGGCGCGGGCCACGGGTTGATTCGCCTCGGTCACCACGATTCCGCTTGCAATGGAGTTACCGATATCGGTCACGCCACCGGCAGTTTCGTCACTCTTGGAACAAGAAGTCAAACCTGCTGCAAAAAGAGCCAAAGCCACACCAGAGGCATATTTGAACAATCTATCCATTATTTTGCCTCCTTTTCAATCTTCTTACTCATCGGGAACGCCACAAGCATCATCTCGTAAACCCGCTCCACATTAGGGTCGTTCGCCGCCTTCGCAATAATCTTCTTGCGGGCGTCTTCAAGAACTTCGACAGCGTAATTATAAGAACTTTCACTCATGGCCAAGGTAGTGAACGCCGCAAAACGTTCGTTCTTGGGCATGGATTCTACAGCACCAATAGCATGCTGAATGTATTCGCGGCGAATCTGGCGCAAAGAAATCGGCGGAATTTCGGCGGCATCGAGCATTTGCGAAGTTTCTTCGTAATGGTCGCCCACCTTCTTGATCAAATTCCATTCCAGAAGTTTCTTGACAGCGTCGCGGGCCTCTTCGGTCGAGATTTGCGGCGTAAGCATGCGGGCAAGCACCATGTAGTCGTCGTGCCAGTCGGCATTCACCGCCATTTCGCGAACCACCGGATAGTACCACTTGCTAAAGTAGGCCTGTTCACGAGTAGTCACGTGTGTAAATTCGATTTGTTTGCGGATCTGGACAATCTGTTCCCAGGCGTTTTCGCGCTCGTTCACCTGTTGCGCCTGGTTGTACTGCACCAGGGCCTCGAAATACGCCTTCTGCAACGGCTCGAAATCCATCGCCTTCGCGATTTTTTCGATAGACTTTGGCGTCAGGTTAAAACGCCCGCGGATCACGTTCAAGCAGTAAGATGAGCTGCTGAACCCCGCCTTCGCCGCGAAGAATCGGTGCGAAAAGACGGCCCGCATTTTCTTCTGTTCCTCAAAGTAGTCTTGCAGGAACTTGCGGAAGTCGTCGTAATCAAACAGATGTTCTAGCGCAATACACATACCCTTAAAATAAATAATTTTTACACACCAGGCAATAGCCCGAGAAAATTTTTACACACCCCCCGACCTTTTTCGGACTTATTTTGACGGAAATCACAAAAAGCGGGACCATTGGTCCCGCTTTCAAACCATAAGAAAAGTTTACACGAACGTAAGGGCGCCCGTGTTGCGCTACATTCCCTTCTTCATGTTTTTCAACAGGGCGCTCATCTTGCCGGGCATGGCAGCGGCTTTCTTCGGAGCTGCACCCGGGCGGTCCTTGCCGGCGATTTTTGCCTTAAGGTCTGCGAGGGTGGCATGGCCCTGAATGCCGCCCTGCGGGCGGGCATTGCCGCGGTTATCGCGGCCGTGGCCACCGAATCCGCCGCGGTTACCACCAGCGCGCTGGCCACGCGGGCCATTAGCACCGGCACCGGCAACGCCGTCGGTAGATTCCTGCTTCATCGAAAGGCTAATGCGCTTCTGACCCACATCGACTGCGACCACGCGCACCTTCACGATATCGCCCACGGTCAAAACCGTCTTGGCGTCTTCTACGAACTTGTCGCTGATTTCAGAAACGTGCACGAGGCCGTCCTGGTGAACGCCAATGTCCACGAAGGCACCGAAGTTTGCCACGTTCGTCACGACACCTTCCATCCAGCTGCCCGTAATCAGGTCCTGAATGGTGCGAATCTTGTCGTCGAATTTGGCGTAGCGGAATTCCTTACGCGGGTCGCGGCTCGGTTTCTGGAGTTCCTTCATGATATCGTCCAAAGTAGCCTTACCCACTTCGTCGGAGAGGAATTCTTCGAGGTTGATCGCCTTCACGGCTTCGGCGTTACCCACCATGTCCTTCACAGAAACGCCAGCCTTTTCAGCCATCTTTTCCACGAGGGCGTAGTTTTCCGGGTGAACGGCAGAATCATCCAGCGGGTTTTCGGCACCCGGAATGCGCATAAAGCCTGCAGCCTGTTCAAAGGCCTTCGGGCCAAAGCCCTTCACGTTCTTAAGGGCTTCGCGGCTAGCGTAAGCACCGTTTTCTTCGCGGTACTTCACAATCGCTTCGGACAAAGTATTGCTGAGGCCAGCCACATGAGAAAGCAGCGGAGCAGAAGCGCTGTTCACGTCGACACCGACCATGTTCACGCAGCTTTCCACCACTTCGTCCAGGCGCTTCTTGAGTTCGCGCTGGTTCACGTCGTGCTGGTACTGGCCCACGCCAATGGACTGCGGATCGACCTTCACGAGTTCAGCAAGCGGATCCTGCAAGCGGCGGCCAATGGAGATGGCGCCACGAGTGGTCACGTCTTCCTTCGGGAATTCCTGGATAGCAATCATGCTTGCGCTATACACAGATGCGCCCGCTTCCGAAACAATCACGCGCGGAGGAACCTTGCCCTTGAACTTGGCAGACATTTCGGCGCAGAATGCATCCGTTTCGCGGCTAGCGGTACCGTTACCGATAGCGATCAAGTCAATCTTGTACTTGTCGATAAGGCCCATCAGGTACACGGCGGCACCGGCCTTGTCATTCCACGGTTCGTGCGGCTTGATGATGCCGTGATCCATGAACTTGCCGTTTTCGTCGAGCACTGCCACCTTGCAACCCGTACGGAAACCCGGGTCAAGGGCGAGCACTGCCTTGTGGCCAGCCGGAGCGGCGAGCAAAACGTCCTGAAGGTTCTTGCTGAACACCTTGAAAGCTTCTTCTTCGGCGGCATCCTTCAACAGGAGGCGCACTTCGCTTTCCATACTCGGCTGAAGCAGGCGTTCCCAAGCATCCTGGCACATGGCTTCCAGATACGGAGTCCAAGTGGTGTTGCCCTTGATAATCTGCTGCTTGAGGTAGCCGATCATTTCTTCGTTCGGCACTTCGATAGAAAGGCGGAGCACCTTTTCCTTTTCGCCGCGGCGGAGAGCCAGCATACGGTGGCTCGGAATCTTGGACACCTGTTCGCTGTAATCGTAGTAATCCTTGAACTTGGTTTCCTGGCCTTCGAAATCCTTCTTGACCTTGGAAATCATGACACCGGTCTTTTCCATCTTGTTACGCAGGTACTGACGGAATTCGGCGTTGTCGGCCACTTCTTCGGCCAAAATGTCGGCAGCACCCTTGAGAGCAGCCTTCGGGTCGGCAAGGCCCTTTTCTTCGGAAAGGTAAATCAGGGCAATCTGTTCTGCCGTGTTGCCAGTTTCTTCCTGTGCCCACATGAGGCGAGCCAAAGGTTCGAGGCCCAGTTCCTTTGCAGCCGTTGCGCGAGTGCGCTTCTTCGGCTTGTACGGGGCGTAAATATCTTCGAGGAGGGTCTTGTCCTTACAGGCTTCGATCTGTGCCTTGAGTTCGGGCGTGAGCTTGCCCTGTTCTTTGATGCTCTTGAGAATCGTTTCTTTACGGTCTACCAGTTCTTGCAGGTAGTCGCGACGGTGACTGATGTCGCGCAGTTCAATTTCGTTCAATGTACCCGTCTGGTCTTTACGGTAACGGGCGATAAAGGGGATGGTGCCACCCTGGTCCATCAGTTCGAGCGCCTTGGCGACGCGCCATACTTCAAGGTTAAGCTCTTCGGCAATAATTGCAGAAAAATCCATAATATGTAGTTTCCGTTATATGTATTTCGGTTGAGGGTCTTAAAGCCCTGAGTCCAACCCAGCACCGCAGTGCGGGGTACCCTAGAAGTTTTCCTAAGGTATGGGGAATATAGATAATTCCGATGACAGCTGAGTGTCAAAAAGGGCCTATTCTCCGTAAGTTTATTGTAGCGAAATTGTTAACTCACGGTCTCTCAACAACTTACGGCACACACAGCAAACCTTTGGAATCTTGAATAATTTTCTATCTTTGGGTCGGTCAGTTCGAAACCCATCCTGACTTTAAACAAAACTAGGAGACTTTATGCGTTCAGAAGCTGAACTCGAAGGCGTAACCCTACTGGGCAATACGAAAACCCAATACAAGACCACCTACAGCCCCGAAGTGCTGGAAAAGTTCCCAAACAAGCATCCGGGTAACGACTATATGGTCACCTTCAACTGCCCGGAATTCACTAGCCTCTGCCCGAAAACCGGCCAGCCGGACTTTGCCGAAATCAAGATCAACTACATTCCGGACCAGTACCTGGTTGAATCCAAGTCCCTGAAGCTTTACATGTTCTCGTTCCGTAACCACGGTGACTTCCACGAAGACTGCGTAAACATCATCATGAAGGATTTGGTCAAGCTGCTGGAACCCAAGTATTTGGAAGTCGAAGGCATCTTTATGCCGCGTGGCGGTATTTCGCTTTACCCGTTTGCCAACTACGGCAAGCCGGGCACCGAATTCGAAACCCTCGCCAAGACCCGTCTGTTCACCGCCATCGATAGGAGAAAGTAAGATGCCGTTCCAGAACGAAATCATCCTTATCGCCTCTATCTTCGTGTTCTTCGGCGGACTCGTCGGCTTTTTCCGCTTCTTTGGCAAGCAGGGCATTTTCGCCTGGACGGTAATCTGCACGATCGCCGCCAACATCGAAGTGCTGATTCTGGTGCACGCCTTCGGTCTCGACACCACGCTCGGCAACGTGATTTTTGCATCGTCGTTCCTGGCCACCGATATCATGAGCGAAATCTTCGGCAAGAAAGACGCCAGCCGCTGCGTCAAAATCGGCATCCTCGCGAACGTGACCTTCATTCTGATTTCGCAGAGTTGGTTCCTGTACATTCCGGCCGCAGGCGACACTATGGCAGAACCGATTCGCACCGTATTCGCCAACACCCCGCGCGTGATGCTTGCGAGCCTGTTCGCCTACGCCATTTGCGAAATGTACGATGTGTGGGCCTACCACGCCGTTTGGAAATGGTCCGAAAAGAAGTTCGGCGACAAGCGCGGTTTCTTGTGGCTGCGTAACAACGGTTCTACGCTGGTGAGCCAGTTGATTAACGTGGTCGTATTCAACCTGCTCGCCTTCGCTGGCGTGTTCCCGTGGAATACGATTGGTGAAATCCTGATTTTCGGTTACGGCATCTTCATCGTGACATCATTGATGGACACACCGTTCGTGTACCTTGCACGCCGCATCGCCGAAAAGCATCCGGAACTGATGAAAGACTAATCTTCGACTTTATGGTCGTGGAATAATTCTTTAGGCAAGGGCTTACCCTGCTTGCGCCAAGCGGCGTATTCGGCCGTTGCCGTGAAGATGGCATCCGTCGTAGAGTTCAGGGCCGTTTCCATACTGTCTTGAACCACGCCGATAATAAAGCCGATGGCCACCACCTGCATGGCAATGTCGGTCGAAATGCCGAAGGGAGCGCATGCCAGCGGAATCAGGAGAAGCGAGCCGCCAGCCACACCGCTAGTACCGCAGGCGCCAATGGTTGCAAGCAAGCAAACAATCAACGTCGAGGTTAACGAGACCGGCACTCCGAGGGTATGCACCGTCGCAAGCGCCATGACCGTAATAGTAATTGCCGCACCGCTCATGTTGATGGTCGCACCCAGCGGAATAGAAACGGAATAAAATTCGCGGTCGAGCCCGAGCCTTTTACAAAGAGCCATGTTCACAGGAATGTTCGCGGCGGAACTGCGGGTAAAGAAAGCCGTAACGGCACTGCTCTTGAGGCACTTGAGCACCAGCGGATACGGGTCATGACGCAACACAAGCCCCACAAGAGCCGGCACAATCACAAGTGCCACAAAGAGCATGGTGATAACCAGAACCAGGATGAGCGAACCGTAGGTCTTGAAAATACCGATTCCGTTCGTAGAAACCGAGGTGTACATGATGCCCATGATACCGAACGGAGCAAGGTTAATAATCCAGCGCACCACCATCGACACGGCATTCGACATATCTTGCAACACCGTAAGCGTCACCGGGCTTGCAATCTTCTTGACGGCAAACCCCAAAAAGGCAGCCCACACCAGAATGCCTATATAATTAGCATCAGAAATAGAGGCAAACGGATTCGACACCGCATTTACCAACAAATTATGCAAGATTTCATAAATATCGGTAGGGACCACCGAGACATCGGCAGACACAGCTAAATCTAGGTTCTGCGGGAATAGGAGACTCGCCCCCAAGGCAACAAACGAAGCAAGCAACGTGCTCACCAAGTACAAAATAATCACGCGGGCAAAGCGACGGTCAAAACGCGAATTGCCAGTGGCAAGCGAACAAATAATCAAAATGAACACAAGCACTGGCGCCACTGCCTTAAGCGCACCCACGAACAAAACGCCGAATTCGCTAATCCATTTTTGCGACGGCAAAAGCGCACCCAGGAGAGCGCCCACGACTATCGAAATCGCGATACGGAGCACCAGGTTCGCACTATTATATTTATTGATTAAAGCCTTTAATTTCATGGCAGGCCTCCACTTTCCTATGTGTAATATAAATATAATTTTGCGGTTTTTGGGACAAAAACGAAAGGTGCGCAAAAAATCAAGGCCATTTTGGCGGGCGTCATTTTCCAAAGCCGCCCTGATGAACTAAATTTTGCGCGGAAAATGTTTTTTACGGTGCTCACATACCTGGTCATCGGCCTTTTGGCTGTGTTCGGACTATTCTATATAGTCTTGGAGGCGCGGTTCTTCCGTGCGCTGGGTTCGGTGCGCGTGGGCAATTCCGATGTGGAGCCCGCCCCCAAGGTAAGCATCTTGATTGCCGCCCGCAATGAATCGGTGGGTATTCGGGCTACATTGGACTCGGTTTTAGCTCAAGACTACCGCGGTGACTGGGATGTTTGGGTGGCCGACGACCGCAGCGACGACGATACGCCGAAAATTTTGGCCGATTATGCCGCCAAGAACCCCAGACTGCATGTTCTGACAATTAAAGAGATTCCGGAAGGGGTCAGCCCCAAAAAGCATGCGCTTTCACTGCTGATCGAGGCCTGCGAAGGCGAAATTCTGTGCCTGACCGACGCCGACTGCCTGGTAAAGCCCACCTGGGTCACGGGAATTGTCGCCGAATTCGAACCGGGCATTGAACTAGTAGCCGGGCATTCGTACATTCCTACAATCCCCGGTAAGTCAAGCATCCTTATCTGCATGCAGGCGGTCGAGACCCTCATTTACCGAGTCGCCGGCACCGCGGGCCTCGCGATGCGACTCCCGCTCACAAGCACCGGCAACAACCTCGCCTACCGCAAGAGCTTCTTCAAAAGCGTGCATGGATTCGATAACGTCATCAAAATTCAGAGCGGCGACGACGACCTGCTGATGCAGAAACTGGCCGCTGACCGCCCCTGGGCCATGCGCTACTGCATCGCCGAGTCCACCTTCGTGACCACCAACGGCAAGGAAACCCTCAAGGAACTCTGGGAACAACGCAAGCGTTGGGCCTCGAAGACTATATACTATACACCGAAAATCGTCTTTGTGCTCTCTATGGTGTTCCTGTTCCTGGTCATGCAATGTATCGCAGCAGCATTTGCACCGTTCAGCTTTAACGTTTTGATTGCGACGATTATCGCGTTTGTCGCCAAGTGTATCGGCGATTTGGTTTTAATACTCCGCGGGCTCAGGATATTCAAGCAGGAGCACCTTTTAAAATGGTGTATCCCGGTTGAATTCATTCACGCCCCCTTTACCGTGCTGGCCGTGCTTTTTGGCCTGTTCGGACGATTTAAATGGAAATAATGATGGCAACTACAACAAAAAAAGCAACAGCCGTTAAGGCAACAAAGACCGCAGCGACAAAGACTACCGCTGCAAAGAAAACTGCAACGAAGGCAGCTAAGACTCCGGTCGAAGGCAAGACCCTGATTATCGCCGAAAAACCGAGTGTAGCCCTAGACCTAGTGCGCGTGCTCGGCCAAAAGAACTTTAAGAACGAAAAGACCCACTACGAAAGCGACACCACCATCGTGAGCCATGCCATCGGCCACCTGGTTGAAATCGCCGACCCCAAGGAAATCGACGAAAAGTACAAGAAGTGGGAAATGAGCACGCTCCCCATGCTCCCCAAGGAATTTCCGCTTGTTGCCACACCAGCGACCAAGGGCCAGCTTTCCGCTTTAAGCAAGCTCATCAAGCGCA includes:
- the argB gene encoding acetylglutamate kinase — translated: MKKVVVKIGGSLAIDEAKLADFVSAVSTLPGSGCQVAVVHGGGKDINENIALLKEQPTFIDGLRVTTPGIMKMVEMTLSGHVNKKLVRMLLNNGCGAVGISGVDANLFQVEKKQGKVDLGLVGEIKKVNPKIVADLWAAGWTPVVSPISIGDGQSWNVNADTAASELAVALEADQFVLVSDVPGVMDENKNVIPELSEADAEKLIEAGVISGGMIPKVRESFKSIRRGLKSIHIVGWKDAEHFGKQINGDLNYGTILR
- a CDS encoding radical SAM protein, yielding MRITFLNPPFHPMFSRESRSPCVTKSSTLYWPMFLSYAAGTVEADGNEIQLIDSPAMELDLAQTLDGIKKFDPELVVCSTSTPSILNDLKVVHAIKEALPKTKIAIMGTHATAEPLESMEMEPSLDFVIIGEADYTARNLARYLRGDIKDISSIAGLAFRKADGTVDFQPEGPKIENLDEIPWVSKVYRKYLYSCYKKYFYGANLNPLIVILSGRGCPNRCSYCVIPQTLNGHKFRRRSPKDVVDELQYIKENFDDLGEVFFEDDTFTASHEHVREICNLILERGLKITWSCNARADVPLDLLKLMKKAGGREMCVGFESASPVVLENIHKGVKNTDKAIEFTKNARKAGLLVHGCFMVGNPGDTPETLRMTLDYAKKLNPNTAQFYPIMAYPGTEAYKEALESGALQTKDYNQWLDKDGFHRTTIQRGELTSQALVDFCDKARREFYLRPSYILRQGIMAIKNPRERYRVMRGFGTLVKHLFRKHGQLAPVARQAPTVKE
- a CDS encoding LamG domain-containing protein, translated to MDRLFKYASGVALALFAAGLTSCSKSDETAGGVTDIGNSIASGIVVTEANQPVARARVVAYYDNWNKTSIEDSVVVEADDNGIFSLKFDSTRSVVLFAENGSESGLSRIQHSGAALVMVGHPRRLESSVAEAKSGYMRIVGRSEVAPVNSDGSFAFESMPVGEISLAYVASDQSQARFNFMTAVVGDTLKIPSLENKNEGWLTISDYHYYSGAAYGGIMVNVPDGISVPQDTATPEPVVPDTTAKDTSAVDTTEELAISLNLHMDGSDSVAKVYNNDGSVADSVNYVEGVSGKGILLKVGQFVKVGDIDPCAGDFTMSAWTKWSGYRGDGIYQLLFAEREDWVAGLSRFQLQYEFMTSSFVAVGDGMDLSGYGYAWLAKGNVERGGTLPMNEWSLLVLVNEGGKLYFYINGELVSNKAGVPFTPKEVAAPLPFRIGGSEVPNDTWNGVIDEVKIESVARSAEWVKAEYEKYAK
- a CDS encoding ferredoxin, which produces MAITKVWLDESSDECVSCGACEATCDAVFEVPEKMKVKEGVDYSAYESEIKDAADSCPAGVIKYE
- a CDS encoding aspartate aminotransferase family protein, with product MAQSCANLLEQDKQIIAPLYGKADINFVKGEGSYLYDDQGNKYLDFVAGIAVNALGHQNQAIKDAVVEQMNHFNHISNLYPNYPQIELGKALLEITKFDKAFFCNSGTEANEGAIKFARKYFDRKGEKNRQKIVTFINSFHGRTFAALSATGQPAIREGFGSMPGDFVHVTWNDCEALKKEVNKDTCAIMLESLAAEGGVMTLSAEMVATINSLQKECGCLVIVDEVQAGVGRLGTFLGFEKYGLNPDLVSLAKGIGGGLPLGAVLLRQKIADQLKAGDHGTTFGGNPIACAAGLAVVKQIPGLLKNVAERSAQIKAGLKALTEKYAFAKEIRGEGLILGVALDESMPVGNIIAAARNEKLMVLSAKGNVLRMLPPLNVSEAEVAEALEKLGRAFASAAAK
- a CDS encoding toxin-antitoxin system YwqK family antitoxin; translation: MKALISLCISLCGLCSIALAQNSPTVALDTIKEFYADNSLSRIYTVQKGTNVREGIAYSYHPNGKIAIEAPYKNGKLDGVFRSYYDNGKLWQTVGYKDGIEEGFTTVYFENGMKKSRESYKNGILDGLTEEWDDKGTLRRKLPYVRGHLHGVAKVFDELGSLKEEMTLEHGLRHGAYRRYNKGLKVLEAVFEQNRCVKNCDF